In Chryseobacterium camelliae, one DNA window encodes the following:
- a CDS encoding MFS transporter, which translates to MVTLKEKNKFIATLLAFAVIPMSGLSTDIYLPSMPSMAVELNQPESRIQLTLSIFLISYGLTQFFAGSIVDSFGRYKVSMISLALFVVSFIITATTQNIFIIYAMRVLQGILSGFAVVSKRAFFVDVYDGDKRKHYLSIMTIVWSVGPIIAPFIGGYLQKNFGWQSNFYVLAGYSLLLFVLEFVFSGETLKKRNPFHVEYLIEQYVSMFKTKDFFYGMIMCGLSYSMIMFFSLCGSFIIEHKMGYSEVVAGYVSLILGFAWMTGGFLGKALINKAFLPKIRYANFIQLAFIVLMFIASYFLSNIYSLVAFAFCIHITAGFVFNNYFAYCIGRFPESAGVAGGLTGGVAYIITSAVSYGIVAVIRPQVQLEVAEGYFVLGILGLFILSMIKIRKAHI; encoded by the coding sequence GATATTTACCTTCCATCCATGCCCAGTATGGCCGTGGAACTGAACCAGCCGGAAAGTCGTATCCAGCTTACCCTTTCAATATTCCTGATCAGTTACGGGTTAACCCAGTTTTTTGCCGGGAGTATTGTGGATTCATTTGGCCGATATAAGGTTTCGATGATTTCGCTGGCTTTATTTGTGGTTTCTTTTATCATTACAGCGACTACCCAGAATATTTTTATCATTTATGCCATGCGGGTACTGCAGGGGATACTGTCAGGCTTTGCAGTGGTATCGAAGCGGGCATTTTTTGTGGATGTCTATGATGGCGACAAACGGAAGCATTATCTCAGCATCATGACCATTGTATGGTCGGTGGGCCCTATTATTGCACCCTTTATTGGGGGATACCTTCAGAAAAATTTTGGCTGGCAGTCCAATTTCTATGTACTGGCGGGGTACAGCCTGCTGCTTTTCGTTCTGGAGTTTGTTTTTTCAGGCGAAACACTGAAGAAGAGGAATCCTTTCCATGTAGAATACCTGATTGAGCAGTACGTTTCTATGTTTAAAACAAAAGATTTCTTTTACGGCATGATCATGTGCGGGCTCAGCTATTCGATGATTATGTTCTTCAGCCTTTGCGGCTCTTTCATCATCGAGCATAAAATGGGCTATTCAGAGGTAGTGGCCGGATATGTTTCCCTGATCCTAGGATTCGCCTGGATGACCGGGGGCTTCCTGGGAAAAGCACTGATCAATAAGGCTTTCCTGCCGAAAATAAGGTATGCCAATTTCATCCAGTTGGCTTTTATAGTCCTGATGTTTATCGCCTCTTATTTTTTAAGCAATATTTACAGCCTTGTGGCTTTTGCGTTCTGCATTCATATTACGGCCGGATTTGTATTCAATAACTATTTTGCCTACTGTATTGGCAGGTTCCCTGAATCCGCAGGTGTAGCGGGCGGGCTGACCGGTGGGGTAGCTTATATCATCACTTCCGCAGTAAGCTATGGTATCGTTGCGGTCATCAGGCCGCAGGTTCAGCTGGAGGTTGCGGAAGGATACTTTGTTCTGGGGATACTGGGATTGTTTATTCTCAGCATGATCAAAATCAGGAAGGCCCATATTTAA
- a CDS encoding MBL fold metallo-hydrolase, producing MMDKKEISEKDALAESAGAGQVSKDCFQQIKNDLSGFRKMILGELELFILTDGYLHEENVNSFAPRSQVSELKNILKEHFRPEDYIDMALNILLVKTKDRLILLDAGMGIFADERAGFLLKSLHKAGFSPEDITDVFISHAHPDHIGGLVDQQNSLVFSNAGYFISETEYDFWMNATLEDFGNSALKDQPELISQMIPPLQGILKTIQPKLTFFDLNSELYNHFRFQAAPGHTPGLTVITIFSGKEKLIHIADIVHSDIVLFPHPDWGYFGDTDQDIAIETRIRFLQQLSETKARAFGYHMPWPGLGFTRKIAPQGFEWLPESFMTP from the coding sequence ATGATGGATAAAAAAGAAATTTCAGAAAAAGATGCATTAGCTGAATCTGCCGGTGCGGGTCAGGTTTCAAAAGATTGTTTTCAGCAAATAAAAAATGACCTTTCAGGTTTTAGGAAAATGATACTTGGCGAGCTGGAACTATTTATCCTTACGGATGGATACCTTCACGAAGAGAATGTAAACTCCTTTGCTCCGAGAAGTCAGGTATCGGAACTGAAAAACATTCTTAAGGAGCATTTCCGGCCTGAAGATTATATTGATATGGCGTTGAATATCCTTCTGGTAAAAACAAAGGACAGGCTGATCTTATTGGATGCAGGCATGGGTATTTTTGCCGATGAAAGGGCCGGGTTCCTATTAAAAAGCCTTCATAAGGCAGGCTTTTCCCCGGAAGACATCACCGATGTTTTCATTTCTCATGCACATCCCGACCACATTGGAGGATTGGTGGATCAACAAAACAGCCTTGTATTTTCCAATGCCGGTTATTTTATATCAGAGACTGAATACGACTTTTGGATGAATGCAACCCTTGAAGATTTCGGCAACAGTGCTTTAAAGGACCAACCGGAATTGATCAGCCAGATGATTCCTCCGTTGCAGGGTATTCTGAAAACCATACAGCCTAAACTGACATTTTTTGATCTCAACAGCGAGCTTTATAACCATTTCAGGTTTCAGGCGGCTCCGGGACATACCCCTGGCTTGACCGTGATCACGATTTTTTCCGGAAAAGAAAAGCTGATCCATATTGCTGATATTGTCCATTCTGATATCGTGTTATTCCCGCACCCCGATTGGGGCTATTTCGGAGATACAGATCAGGATATTGCAATAGAGACCAGGATCAGGTTTCTTCAGCAGTTATCTGAAACCAAGGCAAGGGCATTTGGTTATCATATGCCGTGGCCTGGATTAGGCTTCACCAGAAAGATAGCGCCACAGGGTTTTGAATGGCTTCCGGAAAGCTTTATGACGCCTTAA